The sequence TTGAAGGACGTGATCTTTATATCCGCGAAGGTTGCTCCAACTGTCACTCGCAGACCATCCGTCCATTCCGTTCGGAGACGGAACGCTACGGGGAATACAGCAAGGCAGGTGAATTCGTTTATGACCACCCGTTCCTGTGGGGTTCCAAACGAACCGGTCCCGACCTTGCCCGTATCGGTGGAAAATACGGCAATGCCTGGCATTATAATCACCTGATGGACCCGCGCCTGATGTCACCGGGCAGCATCATGCCTAACTACGACTGGCTGATCTCGCAGAACCTGGATACCAGCCTGACGGCTGCTAAGATCCGCGCGATGCAGAAACTGGGCGTGCCCTACCCGGCAGATTACGATAAGCAGGCAAACAGTGACCTGGATAAACAAGCCAAAGAGATCGCCGAGAACCTGCATGCAGACCATATCAAAGTAAAAAGCACTAAAGAGATCGTCGCCATCATTGCCTACCTGCAGCGTTTGGGAACCGATATCAAAGCCAATAAAACCGCCAATAAGTAAGACTATGTTTAAGCAATTCACCGAACACCTGTCAGGAAACCAGATCTATTTGCTGGCCTCTCTATGGATTTTCCTGGTATTCTTTATCGTCGTAGCCGTTCTCCTGGTCCGTATCAGGAAAGCACACATCGATTATATGGGCGGTCTTCCGCTGGAAGACAACCTGATCAGCTCACCACAAAACAGCCAGCCATGAAAAAGATAAACACCCTGATTTTTATTCTTTGTGCACCCTTGTTGTCCTTAGCCGGTACGGCCACAGAAGGCAGCCTGCTTTCCGGAGAAACCAAAAACCAGGCCGCCTACTGGCTGATCGGTATTATGCTTTTCCTGTTCCTGATTGTGGTGCTGGTCCTGGTCCGCACCATCAAAGTGATGACACGCATTATCTTTAAATACCAGGGCACCAGCGAAGAGGAGATCATCGCCAAAGAGCGGGCTGCTAAGGCACCAAAAAAAGCGCCCAAGCCAAAGAACGAGGTACTGCTGAAACTGATGTCGCTGAAACCCATGTCGGAAGAAAAGTCGTTGCTGATCGAGCATGATTATGACGGCATCCAGGAACTGAATAACCCGACGCCGGCTTGGTTTATGTGGCTCTTTTACGGTACCATCGCCTTTGGCGTATGCTATATCCTGATCTACCATGTGTTCAACCTGGCGCCGCTGCAATACCAGGAATACCGCAACGAAATGGCCCAGGCCGATATTGCCAAGAAAGAGTACCTGAGTAAAGCGGCCAATCGTGTGGACGAGAATACGGTCAAGCTGGTTCATGACCCGGCCGTTATTGCCGCGGGCGGGGCTATTTTTAAAACAACCTGCGCCGCCTGTCATGGTGATCATGCGCAGGGGAACGTAGGGCCTAACCTGACCGACGATTACTGGCTGCATGGCGGAAAGATCAACGAGATTTTCAAGACCATCAAATATGGCGTTGCCGCTAAAGGTATGCCGACCTGGGAAAAACAGCTTTCGCCGAAACAGATCTCCGACGTAGCCAACTTTATCAAATCCATACACGGGACGAACCCGGCTAACCCGAAAGCGCCGCAGGGCGAGAAGGAAGCACCGGACGAACCTCAAAAAATAGCCTCTAAATAATATGATCATGGACGTATCAGCGGATGTACAGGCGGGAAAGAGAAAGTGGATGTATCCGCTGATCCGCCAGGGTCGGTTCTATCGCTGGCGCAGTTACCTGAGCTATGTGTACCTGATCTTCTTTTTTACTGGACCATTTGTCAGGATCGGGGGACAGCCGCTGCTGCTGCTCAACTTTATGGATCGCCAATTCGTGATCTTAGGACAGGCCTTCTGGCCGCAGGACATTTTCCTGTTCGTGCTGGCTTCCCTCATTTTCCTGGTGTGCATCGTCCTGTTCACCATTGCCTTCGGCCGCATCTTTTGCGGCTGGATTTGCCCGCAGACCATTTTTATGGAAATGGTGTTCCGGCGGATCGAAGTCTGGATCGAGGGCGAACCGGCAGCCCGGAAAAAACTGGATGCTGGTCCCTGGACCAAAGAGAAGATCTGGAAGAAATCGCTGAAACATGTGATCTTCGTGTTCATTTCCTTTTTGATCGCCAATACCTTCCTGGCGTACCTGATTGGCAGCCCGGCTTTGTTGAGGATCATGACCGAACCGATAGCGCAGCACCTGACCGGATTTATCAGCATTTGGGTATTTACCTTTGTGTTTTACTTGATTTATAGCCAGGTACGCGAAATCGTCTGTACCATGATCTGTCCTTATGGCCGGCTGCAAAGCGTCCTGATCGACGAACATACGCTGGTTGTGGCCTACGATGAAGTTCGCGGTGAACCCCGTGGAAAGCTACAGAAGAATGCGGACGTACTGAACCTGCACGGTGATTGCGTCGACTGCGGACTTTGCGTCGCAGTTTGCCCGACAGGCATCGATATCCGAAAAGGAACTCAGCTGGAATGTATCAATTGTACCGCTTGTATCGACGCCTGTGATCAGGTGATGGACAAGATCCATAAACCACGCAACCTGATCGGCTATTTTTCCGAGAACATGATCCATGCCAAGGAAAAGCCGTCCTTTACGACCCGTATGAAGGCTTATGCGGCGGTGATCACCGTCCTGTTCTGTGTGCTGGGCTATTTCGTTTTTAGCCGAAGCGATATGGATATGACCGTTTTACGCGGCGCCGGCATGCTTTACCAGGAGCAGCCGGGTGGAATGATCAGCAACATTTATAATGCAGAGATCATTAATAAGACCAATAATGACCGGAAAATCCGAATTGTCGCCGATAACCCGGACATCCGGATCAAGTATATCCAGGCGCCATCGACCGTGGCCAAAGGGGGAATGGTCAAAGCCATGTTCTTTGTAATGATCCCGGCAAGGGATATACATACCGCCAAAACCGATATCCAACTGCAACTGATTTTTAATAACCAGGTCATTCAAACAGTGAAAACTGCTTTTGTGGGACCTCCAAATAATTAAGCTATGAACTGGGGAAAAGGACTGATCGCCGGAATGATCATATTTATACTTTTTATAACGGCCATGGGCGTAAAGATGTTCATGCTACCGGGTGACGATTACGATCATCAGTATTATGAGAAAGGCCTGACCTTTAACCGGGATTATGACCGGGAAAAGCAAGTTACGACCGACCAGGCCGCTCCCGTGATCGAACAAGTTGGTCAAAACCTGGTACTAACCTTTAAAACCCCGCTGACCGGTACGATCCGTTTTGAGCGGCCATCGGATCAGCTTCAGGACCGCTCGTTTCCTCTGCAGCCGGATGCGGATAATAGCGTATTGCTTCCAATAAATAAGCTGGCAACTGGTAAATGGCAGCTGACGCTGAACTGGCAGCATCAGAGCAAGGA comes from Mucilaginibacter mali and encodes:
- a CDS encoding cbb3-type cytochrome c oxidase N-terminal domain-containing protein is translated as MKKINTLIFILCAPLLSLAGTATEGSLLSGETKNQAAYWLIGIMLFLFLIVVLVLVRTIKVMTRIIFKYQGTSEEEIIAKERAAKAPKKAPKPKNEVLLKLMSLKPMSEEKSLLIEHDYDGIQELNNPTPAWFMWLFYGTIAFGVCYILIYHVFNLAPLQYQEYRNEMAQADIAKKEYLSKAANRVDENTVKLVHDPAVIAAGGAIFKTTCAACHGDHAQGNVGPNLTDDYWLHGGKINEIFKTIKYGVAAKGMPTWEKQLSPKQISDVANFIKSIHGTNPANPKAPQGEKEAPDEPQKIASK
- the ccoG gene encoding cytochrome c oxidase accessory protein CcoG — translated: MDVSADVQAGKRKWMYPLIRQGRFYRWRSYLSYVYLIFFFTGPFVRIGGQPLLLLNFMDRQFVILGQAFWPQDIFLFVLASLIFLVCIVLFTIAFGRIFCGWICPQTIFMEMVFRRIEVWIEGEPAARKKLDAGPWTKEKIWKKSLKHVIFVFISFLIANTFLAYLIGSPALLRIMTEPIAQHLTGFISIWVFTFVFYLIYSQVREIVCTMICPYGRLQSVLIDEHTLVVAYDEVRGEPRGKLQKNADVLNLHGDCVDCGLCVAVCPTGIDIRKGTQLECINCTACIDACDQVMDKIHKPRNLIGYFSENMIHAKEKPSFTTRMKAYAAVITVLFCVLGYFVFSRSDMDMTVLRGAGMLYQEQPGGMISNIYNAEIINKTNNDRKIRIVADNPDIRIKYIQAPSTVAKGGMVKAMFFVMIPARDIHTAKTDIQLQLIFNNQVIQTVKTAFVGPPNN
- a CDS encoding FixH family protein, with product MNWGKGLIAGMIIFILFITAMGVKMFMLPGDDYDHQYYEKGLTFNRDYDREKQVTTDQAAPVIEQVGQNLVLTFKTPLTGTIRFERPSDQLQDRSFPLQPDADNSVLLPINKLATGKWQLTLNWQHQSKDYLYHQEITIR